CTGCAATCTCACTTCTGCCTTCCTCCATGTTGTTGTACCTTTTCCGCTGACATGAAACGCTTGCTAGCGCTGTTTCTCCTCTGCTCCTCCTTCGCTCTCGCCCAGCAGTACGACGTCCTTATCCGCGACGGCCGCTTGGTGGACGGCACTGGAAACCCGTGGATCTATGCAGACCTGGGAGTCATCGGTGACCGCATCGCCTTCATCGGCCATGCCGATCCCGCGGTCATTGCCAAGCGCACCATCGACGCCCGCGGACTGGTCGTCGCGCCCGGCTTTATCGACATGCTGGGCCAGTCGGAGTGGCGGTTATTGATCGAACCGCAGGCCGCCAGCAAATTGACGCAAGGCATTACGACCGAGGTTACTGGCGAAGGCGACTCGATCGCCCCGCTCGACGATCGCCTCGCTAAGGAAGCGGCGGAACATTTCAGCCAGCAGAAGCTCGCCGTGGACTGGCGCACCCTCGACGAGTATTTCCGCCGTCTTGAGATACAAGGTTCCGGCATCAACCTGGCCACTTTCGTAGGCGCCACCCAGGTGCGTCGCATGGTCATCGGCGACAGCGATCGCGCGCCCACCCCAGAAGAGCTCGCCAGGATGGAGGACATGGTCGGCGACGCCATGTACGACGGCGCGCTCGGCGTGTCCACCTCCCTGCTTTACGCGCCCGCGTACTACGCCAAGACCGACGAGCTGATCGCGCTCGCCAGGCAGGCTGCAAAGTTTGGCGGCCTCTACGCCACCCACATCCGCAATGAAGCGGACTCGGAGCTGCAGGCCCTCGACGAAGCTTTTCGCATCGGCCGCGAGGCCCACATCCCGGTCGAGGTCTGGCACCTGAAGGTTGCCGGCAGACAGAACTGGGGGAAGATGCAGCAGATCATCGACGCCATCGAGAAGGCTCGCGCCTCAGGGGTGGACGTCACTGCCGACCAGTATCCCTACGTCGCCTCTGCGACCTCGCTCAGCACCGTGGTCCCTCCCAAGTACCACGACGGCGGCACCGACGCTCTCCTCCGCCGCCTCAAGGACCCGCAACAGCGCGCCGCCATCCGGAAGGAGTTGGCGTCGCTCCATCCTGCCTATGAGAACCTGTGGCTGGGGTCAGGCGGCGCGGACGGCATCCTGGTCACGTCTGTACTCAATCCCGATCTGCGCAAACACCAGGGCAAGACCATCGCACAGATCGCCGCAGCCGAGCACAAAGACCCGTTCGACGCCCTCCTGGACCTGGTCATCGCCGACCATGACAACGTCGGGGCCGCTTACTTCGAGATGACCGAGTTGGACGTCCGCCTCGCCATGCAGCGACCGTGGGTCGCGGTGAACAACGACTCCGAGGCCACCAGCCCTGACGGTCCGTTCTCCTACGAGCATCCGCATCCCCGCGCCTACGGCACCTTCCCCCGGATCCTTGGCAAGTATGTCCGCGAAGAGAAGGTCCTGCGCCTGGAAGACGCGATCCGCAAGTTCACTTCCCTGCCCGCACAGCGCGTGAAGCTTCCCGACCGCGGCCTGCTGCGCACGGGATACTTCGCCGACATCACCGTCTTCGATCCCGCAACCGTTCTCGATGTCGCGACCTTTGAGGATCCGCACCGCGTCTCAAAGGGCATCGAGTACGTCTTCGTCAACGGTCTGCTCGCGCTGGAGCACGGAAAGGTCACCGGCCTACTCGGCGGGCGCCCCTTGCGCGGCCCCGGCTGGGGCGCGCGCGAGGTCTCCCCCGACGGTCTGCCGCCGCGCGGCAAAGTCCAGGGCGTCATCACCGACGAGGATGGCTGGCCCGTCCCACGCGCCA
The window above is part of the Terriglobia bacterium genome. Proteins encoded here:
- a CDS encoding amidohydrolase family protein encodes the protein MKRLLALFLLCSSFALAQQYDVLIRDGRLVDGTGNPWIYADLGVIGDRIAFIGHADPAVIAKRTIDARGLVVAPGFIDMLGQSEWRLLIEPQAASKLTQGITTEVTGEGDSIAPLDDRLAKEAAEHFSQQKLAVDWRTLDEYFRRLEIQGSGINLATFVGATQVRRMVIGDSDRAPTPEELARMEDMVGDAMYDGALGVSTSLLYAPAYYAKTDELIALARQAAKFGGLYATHIRNEADSELQALDEAFRIGREAHIPVEVWHLKVAGRQNWGKMQQIIDAIEKARASGVDVTADQYPYVASATSLSTVVPPKYHDGGTDALLRRLKDPQQRAAIRKELASLHPAYENLWLGSGGADGILVTSVLNPDLRKHQGKTIAQIAAAEHKDPFDALLDLVIADHDNVGAAYFEMTELDVRLAMQRPWVAVNNDSEATSPDGPFSYEHPHPRAYGTFPRILGKYVREEKVLRLEDAIRKFTSLPAQRVKLPDRGLLRTGYFADITVFDPATVLDVATFEDPHRVSKGIEYVFVNGLLALEHGKVTGLLGGRPLRGPGWGAREVSPDGLPPRGKVQGVITDEDGWPVPRAKVSLADASGKLFGACETKKDGRYEIISTEPCDACKLTVERVGFSSAEQPVHYNGANSLWFSFALKQMPNPPEP